One Triticum dicoccoides isolate Atlit2015 ecotype Zavitan chromosome 4B, WEW_v2.0, whole genome shotgun sequence genomic window carries:
- the LOC119291224 gene encoding protein transport protein Sec61 subunit alpha-like, translating into MAGGFRVLHLVRPFLGFLPEVQSADRRIPFREKLIYTVISLFIFLVCSQLPLYGIHSTTGADPFYWLRAILASNRGTVMELGITPIVTSGMVMQLLVGSKIIEVDNSVREDRALLNGAQKLLGILIAIGEAVAYVLSGMYGSVSQLGTGNAILIILQLFFAGIIVICLDELLQKGYGLGSGISLFIATNICENIIWKAFSPTTINSGRGAEFEGAVIGLFHLLITRTDKVRALREAFYRQNLPNVTNLLATVLVFLIVIYFQGFRVVLPVRSRNARGQQGSYPIKLFYTSNMPIILHSALITNLYFISQLLYKKFSGNFLVNLLGIWKESEYSGHSIPVGGLAYYVTAPSSLADVVANPFHALFYVVFMLSACALFSKTWIEVSGSSARDVARQLKEQQMVMPGHRESNLERELNRYIPTAAAFGGVCIGALTVLADFMGAIGSGTGILLAVTIIYQYFETFEKERATELGFFGF; encoded by the exons ATGGCTGGCGGTTTTAGAGTGCTGCATCTTGTCAGGCCCTTTCTGGGTTTCTTACCGGAAGTACAGAGTGCTGATAGGAGAATTCCTTTCAGAGAAAAACTCATCTACACTGTTATTTCCCTCTTCATTTTCCTAGTGTGCAGCCAGCTCCCGCTCTATGGCATCCATTCAACTACTGGAGCTGACCCTTTCTACTGGTTGCGTGCTATTCTTGCATCAAACCGTGGTACTGTTATGGAGCTGGGTATCACTCCAATTGTGACATCTGGAATGGTGATGCAACTTCTGGTAGGATCAAAGATCATTGAAGTTGACAACAGTGTGAGAGAGGATCGTGCACTTCT GAATGGTGCACAAAAGTTGCTTGGTATCCTGATTGCTATTGGAGAAGCTGTGGCATATGTCTTGTCTGGAATGTATGGCAGTGTAAGCCAACTAGGAACAGGGAATGCTATTCTCATTATACTTCAGCTTTTCTTTGCTGGCATCATTGTCATCTGTCTGGATGAACTTCTCCAGAAAGGATATGGTTTGGGTTCTGGCATCTCTCTATTCATCGCTACCAACATCTG TGAGAATATCATCTGGAAGGCGTTTAGCCCCACAACCATCAACAGCGGACGTGGTGCTGAATTTGAAGGGGCTGTCATTGGATTGTTCCATCTGTTGATTACCAGAACTGACAAAGTCCGTGCCCTACGGGAGGCTTTCTACCGCCAGAATCTTCCAAACGTGACCAACTTACTTGCTACTGTCCTGGTCTTCCTCATTGTTATCTATTTCCAAGGCTTCCGTGTTGTGCTTCCAGTGAGATCAAGGAATGCCCGTGGGCAGCAGGGTTCATATCCAATTAAACTGTTTTACACATCAAATATGCCCATCATTCTGCACTCTGCACTGATTACCAACCTCTACTTTATATCTCAG CTTCTTTACAAGAAGTTCAGTGGCAACTTCTTGGTTAACCTTCTCGGTATATGGAAGGAATCTGAGTATTCAGGCCATTCTATCCCCGTTGGTGGTCTTGCATACTATGTAACTGCCCCATCAAG TTTGGCTGATGTTGTCGCAAATCCATTCCATGCGCTGTTCTATGTGGTCTTCATGCTGTCAGCTTGCGCTCTCTTCTCAAAGACATGGATTGAAGTTTCGGGTTCGTCAGCGAGGGATGTTGCTAGGCAGCTCAAG GAACAACAAATGGTGATGCCAGGCCATCGCGAGTCAAACTTGGAGAGGGAGTTGAACAGATACATCCCCACTGCTGCTGCATTTGGAGGAGTCTGCATTGGCGCGCTGACTGTCCTAGCTGATTTCATGGGTGCAATCGGTTCAGGAACCGGTATACTGCTCGCTGTCACCATCATATACCAATACTTCGAGACGTTCGAGAAGGAAAGGGCGACCGAGCTTGGTTTCTTCGGCTTCTGA